The following are encoded together in the Cicer arietinum cultivar CDC Frontier isolate Library 1 chromosome 2, Cicar.CDCFrontier_v2.0, whole genome shotgun sequence genome:
- the GRP1 gene encoding glycine-rich protein 1 precursor, producing MDLKKTTLILGLLAMVLLISFEVSARDLTETSSNTEKEVAEQKNEVNDVKYGGGNYGNGGGNYGQGGGNYGNGGGNYGHGGGNYGNGGGNYGHGGGNYGNGGGNYGHGGGNYGHGGGNYGNGGHGGHGGGYCGNGCCGGYYSGSCRRCCSYVGEAIDVNTLN from the exons ATGGATTTGAAAAAAACAACCCTCATCCTTGGCCTTTTGGCTATGGTTCTTTTGATTTCCTTTGAGGTCTCAGCTAGAGACTTAACTGAGACTTCCTCTAATACCGAAAAGG AGGTTGCTGAACAAAAAAATGAAGTAAATGATGTCAAATATGGTGGTGGTAATTACGGCAATGGTGGTGGTAATTACGGACAAGGCGGTGGTAATTATGGCAATGGTGGTGGTAATTACGGTCACGGCGGTGGTAATTATGGCAATGGTGGTGGTAATTACGGTCACGGCGGTGGTAATTACGGCAATGGTGGTGGCAATTATGGTCACGGCGGTGGTAATTATGGACACGGTGGTGGTAATTACGGAAATGGTGGGCACGGTGGACATGGAGGAGGATATTGTGGAAATGGTTGTTGTGGTGGTTACTATTCTGGGAGTTGCAGAAGGTGTTGCTCATATGTTGGTGAAGCTATTGATGTCAACACTCTTAACTga